One Acidobacteriota bacterium genomic region harbors:
- a CDS encoding S9 family peptidase, producing the protein MHQTRAGRLGVAIGALAALTLVGGCRGDAPPGGAAAASPLSMAHYLEGRWPSRPAWSPDGRYVSFLWTDWVQQQLYVAAAAGGPPIQLTEVDGFLGGPTWNSSGSFGEWSPDSRHILFSLDGALQLVSVPEGTLTRLTESDEGASGGVFSPDGDRVAFVRRGNVFVTTVATKAVRQLTTDGRAAGPAWSPDGRWLATSVADPATWLTATPAYSGPLITFRRPRPFQRDVLLVAADGGSRRLVEASPDNERVIGWSPDGSRLIVERISIDVKERTLFSCRVAASGCDVFYRQRDEKYLASNDQMAAFAPDGRSLILTSDADGWNHLYRVVPDGSDLRQLTSGAFEVSFAGWSHDGQRVYFSSTEAGTDERHLYSVPVGGGERTRLTSGRAVHATMVVSPTRDELAFVRSDASSLPDLWVVEASAGAAARQLTDSMTPTLSAYGWQAPDIVTFAGQGGLPIKAQLFVPRSREPGRRYPAIVHVHQAAIYQEVYAGPGPQKDNVLWYGWHQRLADLGYVVLNVDFRGSYGYGRDFRTANHLDVGVGDAADVIEGVEYLKGLGYVDADRLGVYGMSYGGHMVLNLLSKYPRVFRAGINIAGVYDFNLELGPWDVRNAWMYARMGSPEDNPKAYFNASAINFIDDLQSPVMTLQGTNDTNVTPLQSIKLVSDLLAKGKTFEFEIYPGEVHFFGRRTSWTDAFGKMERFFEQHLAPR; encoded by the coding sequence ATGCACCAGACGAGAGCAGGTCGCCTCGGCGTCGCCATCGGTGCGCTCGCCGCGCTGACGCTGGTCGGCGGGTGCCGCGGCGACGCCCCTCCCGGCGGCGCCGCGGCCGCCTCGCCGCTCAGCATGGCGCACTACCTCGAGGGGCGCTGGCCGTCGCGGCCCGCCTGGTCGCCAGACGGACGCTACGTCAGCTTCCTCTGGACCGACTGGGTGCAGCAGCAGCTCTACGTGGCTGCGGCGGCTGGCGGACCGCCGATCCAGTTGACCGAGGTCGACGGGTTCCTCGGCGGCCCGACGTGGAACTCCTCGGGCTCCTTCGGCGAGTGGTCGCCCGACAGCCGTCACATCCTGTTCAGCCTCGACGGGGCGCTGCAGCTCGTCTCGGTGCCCGAGGGCACGCTCACGCGGCTCACCGAGTCGGACGAAGGGGCCAGCGGCGGGGTGTTCTCACCCGACGGCGACCGTGTCGCCTTCGTACGGCGCGGCAACGTCTTCGTCACGACGGTTGCGACGAAGGCGGTGCGACAGCTCACCACCGACGGCCGCGCGGCCGGCCCCGCGTGGTCGCCCGACGGCCGCTGGCTCGCCACCAGCGTGGCCGACCCCGCCACCTGGCTCACCGCGACGCCGGCGTACTCGGGGCCGCTCATCACCTTCAGGCGGCCACGCCCGTTTCAGCGCGACGTGCTCCTGGTGGCCGCCGATGGCGGGAGCCGTCGACTGGTCGAAGCGAGCCCCGACAACGAACGCGTCATCGGCTGGTCGCCCGACGGCTCACGCCTGATCGTCGAGCGAATCTCGATCGACGTGAAGGAGCGGACGCTCTTCTCGTGCCGCGTCGCGGCGTCCGGCTGCGACGTCTTCTACCGCCAGCGCGACGAGAAGTACCTGGCGTCGAACGATCAGATGGCCGCCTTCGCGCCCGACGGCCGCTCGCTCATCCTGACGAGCGATGCCGACGGGTGGAACCACCTCTACCGGGTCGTTCCCGACGGCAGCGACCTGCGGCAGTTGACGAGCGGCGCCTTCGAGGTGAGCTTCGCGGGGTGGAGTCACGACGGCCAGCGGGTGTACTTCTCTTCGACCGAGGCCGGGACGGACGAGCGCCACCTGTATTCGGTGCCGGTCGGCGGCGGTGAACGCACTCGGCTGACGTCGGGCAGGGCCGTGCACGCGACGATGGTCGTGTCGCCGACCCGCGACGAGCTGGCCTTCGTGCGAAGCGACGCCTCGAGCCTGCCCGACCTGTGGGTGGTCGAGGCGTCGGCTGGCGCCGCCGCGCGCCAGCTGACCGACTCGATGACGCCCACCCTCTCCGCGTACGGGTGGCAGGCCCCGGACATCGTGACGTTCGCCGGCCAGGGCGGCCTGCCGATCAAGGCCCAGCTCTTCGTGCCGCGGTCGCGCGAGCCGGGTCGGCGCTATCCGGCGATCGTCCACGTGCACCAGGCCGCGATCTACCAGGAGGTGTACGCCGGGCCCGGACCGCAGAAGGACAACGTGCTCTGGTACGGCTGGCACCAGCGGCTCGCCGACCTCGGCTACGTCGTGCTCAACGTCGACTTCCGCGGCAGCTACGGGTACGGGCGCGACTTCCGGACCGCGAATCATCTCGACGTTGGCGTCGGTGATGCCGCCGACGTCATCGAGGGTGTGGAGTATCTGAAGGGTCTCGGGTACGTCGACGCCGATCGGCTCGGGGTGTACGGCATGAGCTACGGCGGGCACATGGTGCTCAATCTGCTCTCGAAGTATCCCCGGGTCTTCCGCGCCGGCATCAACATCGCGGGCGTTTACGACTTCAACCTCGAACTCGGCCCATGGGACGTGCGCAACGCGTGGATGTACGCGCGCATGGGCTCGCCCGAGGACAATCCCAAGGCTTACTTCAACGCGTCGGCCATCAACTTCATCGACGATCTGCAATCGCCGGTGATGACCCTGCAGGGCACCAACGACACCAACGTCACGCCGCTGCAGTCGATCAAGCTCGTGAGCGATCTGCTCGCGAAGGGGAAGACGTTCGAGTTCGAGATCTACCCCGGCGAGGTGCACTTCTTCGGCCGGCGCACGAGCTGGACCGACGCCTTCGGCAAGATGGAGCGCTTCTTCGAGCAGCACCTCGCGCCGCGGTGA
- a CDS encoding FAD-dependent oxidoreductase, producing the protein MPAQYPLLFTPIRFGRLEVRNRLIMTGMAGHMAPADGSVTDREIAFYERRARGGVGLAVVGAAYVHPGGRFSNDQLGIHTDAHIDGYRRLAQAIRRHGAIASIQLHHAGRQTNSRVTGERLIAPSAVACPVKQEVPHALSVEEIAEVVEWFGQGARRVREAGFDAVEIHCAHGYLPAQFLSPRANKRTDEYGGPLDRRFRFVGEIIARVKRETGDMPLSVKISGHEFDEEGGLTLDETPLIAQRLEAAGVDLVAISAGAAPYYMTVPNMSLPRGCYVELARAVKAKVSMPVSAVGRINTPELAEQILAAGDADMISMGRPLIADPDLPNKALHGERDDLIVCIGCNKGCHDPGRSDRATACLLNAETGFELDLHLEPAAVRQQVLVVGGGPGGLEAARVAAWRGHEVTLCEREDYWGGRLHLGTLAPDKQEYQVGIDHLVAQCHKHGVRMQLGVEVTPAMVAALAPDVVVVATGAEPLVPPIPGLDQPNVVLADHYLQGRATVGHRVMVLGGGAVGSEVAHMLAEHGHDVVVVEMLDYWGHGMPPDAKWHMQRHFTKLPVEICLESKVLKVEGSTVVAERDGESVTWTGIETVVVCAGARPNQTLIDAIRSIAPAVEVIGDAVQPRSGLEAIAEGYRVARLIGGTVSSTMGEPVAR; encoded by the coding sequence ATGCCGGCCCAGTATCCTCTGCTGTTCACGCCGATCCGGTTCGGACGCCTCGAAGTGCGCAATCGCCTCATCATGACGGGCATGGCGGGGCACATGGCCCCGGCGGACGGATCGGTGACCGACCGCGAGATCGCGTTCTACGAGCGGCGCGCGAGAGGTGGAGTGGGCCTGGCCGTTGTCGGCGCCGCCTACGTGCATCCGGGCGGCCGGTTCAGCAACGATCAGCTCGGCATCCACACCGACGCGCACATCGATGGGTATCGCCGCCTCGCGCAGGCCATCAGGCGGCACGGGGCGATCGCGTCCATCCAGCTGCACCACGCGGGGCGGCAGACCAACTCGCGCGTGACCGGCGAACGTCTCATCGCGCCATCGGCGGTGGCATGTCCGGTGAAGCAGGAAGTGCCCCACGCGCTGTCGGTCGAGGAGATCGCGGAGGTCGTCGAGTGGTTCGGCCAGGGCGCGCGTCGCGTGCGCGAGGCGGGCTTCGACGCCGTCGAGATCCACTGTGCGCACGGGTACCTGCCCGCGCAGTTCCTGTCGCCGCGCGCCAACAAGCGCACCGACGAGTACGGCGGGCCGCTCGACCGGCGGTTTCGCTTCGTCGGCGAGATCATCGCCCGCGTGAAGCGCGAGACTGGCGACATGCCGCTCAGCGTCAAGATCTCCGGCCACGAGTTCGACGAGGAGGGCGGGCTGACGCTCGACGAGACGCCGCTCATCGCGCAGAGGCTCGAGGCGGCGGGCGTCGATCTCGTGGCGATCTCGGCCGGCGCCGCCCCGTATTACATGACCGTGCCCAACATGTCGCTGCCGCGTGGCTGTTACGTGGAGCTGGCGCGCGCGGTCAAGGCGAAGGTCTCGATGCCGGTGAGCGCCGTCGGGCGCATCAACACGCCGGAGCTGGCCGAGCAGATCCTCGCGGCCGGCGATGCCGACATGATCTCGATGGGGCGGCCCCTCATCGCCGACCCCGACCTTCCGAACAAGGCGCTTCACGGGGAGCGCGACGACCTCATCGTCTGCATCGGGTGCAACAAGGGCTGCCACGACCCGGGCCGGTCCGACCGGGCCACCGCCTGCCTGCTGAACGCCGAGACCGGCTTCGAGCTCGACCTGCACCTCGAGCCTGCCGCCGTGCGCCAGCAGGTGCTCGTGGTGGGCGGCGGGCCGGGCGGCCTCGAAGCCGCGCGGGTGGCGGCGTGGCGCGGGCACGAGGTCACGCTCTGCGAGCGTGAGGACTACTGGGGCGGTCGCCTGCACCTCGGCACCCTGGCGCCCGACAAGCAGGAGTACCAGGTGGGCATCGACCATCTCGTCGCGCAGTGCCACAAGCACGGCGTCCGCATGCAGCTCGGCGTCGAGGTGACGCCGGCCATGGTCGCCGCCCTGGCCCCTGACGTGGTCGTCGTCGCCACGGGTGCCGAGCCGCTCGTGCCGCCGATCCCCGGCCTCGACCAGCCCAACGTCGTGCTCGCCGATCACTACCTCCAAGGGCGCGCGACGGTCGGTCACCGCGTGATGGTGCTCGGTGGCGGCGCCGTCGGCTCCGAGGTCGCGCACATGCTCGCCGAGCACGGCCACGACGTCGTGGTCGTCGAGATGCTCGACTACTGGGGGCACGGCATGCCGCCCGACGCCAAGTGGCACATGCAACGCCACTTCACGAAGCTGCCCGTCGAGATCTGCCTGGAGTCGAAGGTGCTGAAGGTCGAGGGCTCGACGGTCGTCGCCGAGCGCGACGGCGAGTCGGTGACGTGGACCGGCATCGAGACGGTCGTCGTCTGTGCCGGTGCCCGCCCGAACCAGACGCTGATCGACGCGATTCGTTCGATCGCCCCGGCTGTCGAGGTCATCGGCGATGCGGTGCAACCGCGCAGCGGGCTCGAGGCGATCGCCGAGGGGTACCGCGTGGCACGCCTCATCGGCGGGACGGTTTCGAGCACGATGGGCGAGCCCGTGGCCAGGTGA
- a CDS encoding aminopeptidase P N-terminal domain-containing protein, with protein sequence MFEASVYVERRRRLAGDVGAGLVLLLGNAEAPINYRDNQYPFRQDSTFLYFFGLDRPDLAAVVDGDAGRAAVFGDDFTVDDIVWSGPRPTLADVAAQVGVEATHPLAALAGVVDEARRGGRSIHFLPPYRGDTALWLEALTGIRAGEATPAASLPLIRAIVAQRSVKSADELAEIEAALEITRDMQLLAMRLSKPGVFEREVAGAMEGVALARGGRLAFPTIFTTRGETLHNHYHGHRMEAGDLIVSDCGAESALHYAADTTRTIPVGGALTGVRRDLYEAVLRAQLRAIDAIRPGVRYRDVHLAAARSLAADLVALGCLRGDVEAAVAAGAHALFFPHGLGHMMGLDVHDMEHLGEDHVGYDATVTRSTQFGLKSLRFARQLEPGFVVTVEPGLYFIPGLIDQWRAEGRAAEFIDYAAVDRFRGAGGLRIEDDVVVTSDGGRVLGPPIPKRLEDVEATASA encoded by the coding sequence ATGTTCGAGGCATCCGTGTACGTGGAACGTCGCCGACGGCTGGCGGGCGATGTCGGGGCAGGTCTCGTGCTGCTGCTCGGCAACGCCGAGGCGCCCATCAACTACCGCGACAACCAGTACCCCTTCCGGCAGGACAGCACGTTCTTGTACTTCTTCGGCCTCGATCGGCCCGACCTCGCTGCGGTGGTCGACGGTGACGCCGGGCGTGCCGCGGTCTTCGGCGACGACTTCACGGTGGACGACATCGTGTGGAGCGGCCCGCGTCCGACACTCGCCGACGTGGCGGCCCAGGTCGGGGTGGAGGCCACCCACCCGCTCGCGGCGCTCGCCGGCGTCGTCGACGAGGCGCGGCGCGGCGGCCGGTCGATCCACTTCCTGCCGCCGTATCGCGGCGACACCGCACTGTGGCTCGAAGCGTTGACCGGGATTCGAGCCGGCGAGGCGACGCCCGCCGCGTCGCTGCCCCTCATCCGGGCCATCGTGGCGCAACGGTCGGTGAAGTCGGCCGACGAGCTCGCGGAGATCGAGGCGGCGCTCGAAATCACGCGCGACATGCAGCTGCTGGCGATGCGCCTCTCGAAGCCGGGCGTGTTCGAACGCGAGGTGGCAGGCGCGATGGAGGGCGTCGCACTGGCTCGCGGAGGCCGCCTCGCGTTCCCCACGATTTTCACGACGCGCGGCGAGACGCTCCACAACCACTATCACGGCCACCGCATGGAGGCCGGCGACCTCATCGTGAGCGACTGCGGCGCCGAATCGGCCCTTCACTACGCGGCCGACACGACCCGGACCATTCCCGTCGGCGGCGCGCTCACCGGAGTTCGGCGCGATCTCTACGAGGCCGTGCTCAGGGCCCAACTGCGGGCCATCGACGCGATACGCCCGGGCGTGCGCTACCGCGATGTCCACCTCGCCGCGGCGCGGAGCCTCGCCGCCGACCTCGTGGCGCTCGGCTGCCTGCGCGGCGATGTCGAGGCTGCGGTGGCGGCCGGCGCGCACGCGCTCTTCTTCCCGCACGGGCTCGGCCACATGATGGGCCTCGACGTCCACGACATGGAGCACCTCGGCGAGGACCACGTGGGGTACGACGCGACCGTCACGCGCAGCACACAGTTCGGCCTGAAATCGCTCCGCTTCGCCCGTCAGCTCGAGCCGGGCTTCGTCGTGACCGTCGAACCTGGCCTCTACTTCATACCGGGGCTCATCGACCAGTGGCGCGCCGAGGGGCGTGCGGCCGAGTTCATCGATTACGCGGCGGTCGACCGGTTCCGTGGCGCGGGCGGCCTGCGCATCGAGGACGACGTCGTCGTGACGTCCGATGGCGGCCGGGTCCTCGGGCCGCCGATCCCGAAGCGCCTCGAGGACGTGGAAGCCACCGCTTCGGCCTGA
- a CDS encoding thioredoxin family protein: protein MALVPSTMLPLGTAAPDFTLPDTTGFTVTLADFADAKALVMMVICNHCPYVKHIKAGLSTIAHDYRGRGVAFVAFNPNDPGVQPEDAVEHMRQDVKTFGYPFPYLVDASQEVARALQAACTPEFYVFGPTRRLVYRGQFDDSRPGNGVPVTGVDLRTTLDAVLAGQPVSTDQTPSLGCSIKWTPGRAPAWGR, encoded by the coding sequence ATGGCCCTGGTACCTTCGACCATGCTCCCGCTCGGGACCGCCGCACCCGACTTCACTCTGCCCGATACGACCGGGTTCACCGTCACGCTCGCCGACTTCGCCGACGCGAAGGCGCTCGTCATGATGGTGATCTGCAACCATTGCCCGTACGTGAAACACATCAAGGCCGGGTTGTCGACCATCGCGCACGACTACCGGGGGCGGGGCGTGGCCTTCGTCGCCTTCAACCCGAACGACCCGGGCGTGCAGCCCGAAGACGCCGTCGAACACATGCGGCAGGACGTCAAGACCTTCGGCTACCCGTTCCCGTATCTCGTCGACGCCTCGCAGGAGGTCGCCCGGGCCCTCCAGGCCGCGTGCACGCCGGAGTTCTACGTCTTCGGCCCGACGCGCCGCCTCGTGTACCGAGGGCAGTTCGACGACAGCCGCCCGGGCAATGGCGTCCCGGTGACCGGCGTCGACCTTCGGACGACGCTCGACGCGGTCCTGGCCGGCCAGCCCGTCTCCACCGACCAGACACCGAGCCTCGGCTGCAGTATCAAGTGGACACCCGGACGCGCGCCGGCCTGGGGACGCTGA
- the aceA gene encoding isocitrate lyase ICL2, whose protein sequence is MSSFDRQVAAAREWIASARFDGIVRLYSARDVAEQQGTLQPDYTIARSAAEAFYARLRQLFAERRQITTFGPYSPGQAVAMKRMGIEGIYLGGWATSAKGSLDEDPGPDLASYPLSQVPNEAAVLVRALLTADRNQHYARARMTDEQRRATPEVDFRPFIIADADTGHGGDAHVRNLVRRFVEVGVPGYHIEDQKPGAKKCGHQGGKVLVAEDEQIKRLNAARLQLDIMRVAGIIVARTDAESATFLESRSDERDQPFLLGATNTDLPTYKAGYLAILRRLHELGLDEVRGHLLFALSEEEYGAAYEWLGRVGLVAAIEEAAGAARQGGTTVAVEAVLDKLDTRYMEIWQEVAGLKTFGEAIAEVMEFRASEGERFELSLDEWRAFARTASLFAAREKARAMGIQVVWDCELPKTPDGFYQIQGGIDYAIAKSLAAAPFADLLWMETKTADLHDAKRFADAIHAEFPDKMLAYNLSPSFNWDTTGMSDEQMRRFPEELGRLGFVFNFITYGGHQIDGLAAEEFATALRQDGMLALARLQRKFRLLESPYRTPQTLVGGPRLDGALMAASGRTAATKAMGAGSTQFQHLIQTEVPPKLLEDWLGPWREHYEVTARLRVELRPHTAGSELLELRVVDDHKATLANVIFAHIHDRRGRNLLSIRDQNTVEALRKKRLMTLVQLFLIHRYKAVSVHYVTPTDDNQAQTQSMKRLGIFTAVNTEVGQIIVADVDRDRVAQLLAPDRDALLELIRKPTAQVR, encoded by the coding sequence ATGTCCTCATTCGATCGGCAGGTCGCGGCGGCGCGCGAGTGGATCGCGAGCGCCAGGTTCGACGGCATCGTCCGCCTCTACTCGGCGCGAGACGTCGCGGAGCAGCAAGGCACGTTGCAGCCCGACTACACCATCGCGCGCAGCGCGGCCGAGGCGTTCTACGCGCGCCTGCGACAGCTCTTCGCCGAGCGCCGGCAGATCACGACGTTCGGGCCGTATTCGCCCGGCCAGGCGGTCGCGATGAAGCGAATGGGCATCGAGGGCATTTACCTCGGCGGCTGGGCGACGTCGGCCAAGGGCTCGCTCGACGAGGATCCCGGCCCCGATCTGGCGAGCTACCCGTTGAGCCAGGTGCCGAACGAGGCCGCGGTGCTCGTTCGCGCCCTGCTGACCGCCGACAGGAACCAGCACTACGCGCGGGCGCGCATGACCGACGAGCAGCGAAGGGCGACGCCGGAAGTCGACTTCCGTCCGTTCATCATCGCCGACGCCGACACGGGCCACGGTGGTGACGCGCACGTGCGCAACCTGGTCCGCCGCTTCGTCGAGGTCGGCGTGCCCGGCTACCACATCGAGGATCAGAAGCCCGGGGCCAAGAAGTGCGGTCACCAGGGCGGCAAGGTCCTCGTCGCCGAAGACGAGCAGATCAAGCGGCTCAACGCGGCCCGCCTGCAGCTCGACATCATGCGGGTCGCGGGCATCATCGTGGCGCGCACCGACGCCGAATCGGCGACCTTCCTCGAGAGCCGGAGCGACGAGCGCGACCAGCCCTTCCTGCTGGGCGCGACCAACACGGACCTGCCCACCTACAAGGCGGGCTACCTGGCGATTCTGCGGCGCCTGCACGAGCTCGGACTCGATGAGGTGCGGGGCCACCTGCTCTTCGCGCTGTCCGAGGAAGAATACGGCGCGGCGTACGAGTGGCTCGGGCGCGTCGGGCTCGTGGCGGCGATCGAGGAAGCGGCCGGGGCCGCGCGACAGGGCGGAACGACGGTGGCCGTCGAGGCGGTGCTCGACAAGCTCGACACACGCTACATGGAGATCTGGCAGGAGGTGGCGGGCCTCAAGACCTTCGGCGAGGCGATTGCCGAAGTGATGGAGTTCCGGGCCAGCGAGGGCGAGCGTTTCGAACTGTCGCTCGACGAGTGGCGGGCGTTCGCGCGCACGGCGTCGCTCTTCGCGGCGCGCGAGAAGGCGCGTGCCATGGGTATCCAGGTGGTCTGGGACTGCGAGCTGCCGAAGACCCCGGACGGCTTCTACCAGATCCAGGGCGGCATCGACTACGCGATCGCGAAGTCGCTCGCAGCGGCGCCGTTTGCCGACCTGCTGTGGATGGAGACGAAGACGGCCGACCTGCACGACGCGAAGAGGTTCGCCGACGCCATCCACGCCGAATTCCCCGACAAGATGCTCGCCTACAACCTGTCGCCGTCGTTCAACTGGGACACCACGGGCATGTCGGACGAGCAGATGCGCCGCTTCCCGGAGGAGCTCGGCAGGCTCGGCTTCGTGTTCAACTTCATCACCTACGGCGGTCACCAGATCGACGGGCTCGCCGCCGAGGAGTTCGCGACCGCCCTTCGCCAGGACGGCATGCTGGCGCTCGCGCGGCTGCAGCGGAAGTTCCGGCTGCTCGAATCGCCCTACCGCACGCCGCAGACGCTCGTCGGCGGTCCGCGGCTCGACGGCGCGCTCATGGCCGCGTCGGGTCGCACGGCCGCGACGAAGGCGATGGGCGCGGGCTCGACGCAGTTCCAGCATCTGATCCAGACCGAGGTGCCGCCGAAGCTGCTCGAGGACTGGCTGGGCCCGTGGCGCGAGCACTACGAGGTGACGGCGCGGCTCAGAGTCGAGCTGCGGCCCCACACGGCCGGGTCGGAGTTGCTCGAGCTGCGCGTGGTCGACGACCACAAGGCCACGCTCGCCAACGTGATCTTCGCGCACATTCACGACCGGCGCGGGCGCAACCTCCTGTCGATTCGCGATCAGAACACCGTCGAGGCCCTCCGGAAGAAGCGGCTGATGACGCTCGTCCAGCTCTTCCTGATCCACCGGTACAAGGCCGTGTCGGTGCACTACGTGACGCCGACCGACGACAACCAGGCGCAGACGCAGAGCATGAAGCGGCTGGGGATCTTCACCGCCGTCAACACCGAGGTCGGCCAGATCATCGTGGCCGACGTCGACCGCGACCGGGTCGCGCAGTTGCTCGCGCCCGACCGCGACGCGCTGCTCGAGCTCATTCGGAAGCCGACGGCTCAGGTGCGCTGA